A segment of the Impatiens glandulifera unplaced genomic scaffold, dImpGla2.1, whole genome shotgun sequence genome:
AAGTGGTTTATTTGATTGTGGCATGCATTTCTGCATTACCGTGTCTGAAagtcttttgtttttgtttttgttttgcagTATCTGATCACTCATTTTAGCGACTTTCAACTTGCCTGTATTGGAAGTTTCATCCTACATGAGAGTGTCTTTTTCTTATCTGGACTACCTTTCGTATTTCTTGAACGAGCTGGATGGCTGAGTAAATACAAAATTCAGGTTTCAATTCAATTTCCTGCTGTTTGGTTCAGTGATTCTATGTCATCCGAACTTGAAGCTATGAAAAGGAATATGTACTATTTAGTGTTACACTCTTTACACCCTTGTGATCTTGATGTGAAGTATCATGGACAAGAATATTCATTAAATCATTTGTTGCCATTCTCCATGTTTTGCTAGAATTGGGTCCACGACGTgtaataatttcaatatttctGTGTTTGTTCTTGCTTTTGTCTCTAATTCTCTATGCATACACATGAACTAGTTtgcttattttattttcaaaacactATGCCAAAAGACTTATTGCAAGAAACTCACACTTGATTTCCATGTAATATGCAACTGTCATCAATCCTATATAGATCACATCTGTAATTCGTATCTGATCATGCAAATGTTGCTTCATtgctttttttcttttgtattgATTAACAATGAATTTTTCTTTCTACTACCTAAATTGACTTCACATActaagaattttattttcttctgtAAAACTGTATTGCATCTCATACATGCATTACATTTCTTTCCTAAATGGCCTTCATTTAATCACATCGTCAGCAACAGGTCTTGCATAAGCGTGCTCAATAAAAGCTAGTGAATTGAACGATTAAATGGTGTGGCATTAAATGTTCCCAATAAAACACAATGAATTGAACTCAAAATACTCGAGTATCAATTGTTGCTTTAGGGAAACTTGCTTCTTGTTTTCATCTACTCCCTTTGCCTTCTCAGACATAGGCTAACCCTAAATAAAGATAGCCAAATGCAAGAAAATCTGTATCATAAATTTTTAGTTCTTTTAACTGCGGAATTACTAAATCTTGATATCTATATATTCAGAGCCAAACTAGAGGTGTATAAATTGACATGTTTGTAACGGACATTTTGAGAAATTGCTATGTTTATATTTTGGACAAGTTTCTGTATATCCATGAATGTACTAATATTTACATGACTCTAAGTGcatcttttaattaaatcacAAAGGATGATTGTTTCCCTTTTATGTGCATCATTAACTTATCTTTAATCAAGGTTTGAATACTCAAAATCAATTAAGAAatgaaacgagacaaatttatgCATAAACTTTTTCAATTGGGGCAAAACTATCATGATACATTAGTTTTAAGAAAcatgaaaagaataaaattactCGAGTTTTATTAATATGGTGGAAAATCAATTGTCTCCTAGATTAAATGAGATATATTAACATAGATACCCGTTTTGTTTACTCATGTTCCTGTGACTCTTCCCTCATCTACATTAATACAGGTGGTTAATTTTGCCCcttattaataaagttatgtGTAATCTTGTTCCTTTATTAGTACATGGGTATCTTTTTCCAATTGAAATTTGTCGTTTTCCTTAAATCATTTGGTTATGCTATTGCAATCTATTTccttaattatgtatatttctTGTTCAGAATCAATTGATCTGATCATTtctttgttcattttttttcacaTCTGATTCTATGATTTACATATCTTTATCATGGCCTTGTAATGGCAGCAGTGCGTTCTTTCATAATTCACTCTTTCAAGTTGAGCAATTTTTgcaataataaatatgaaggactgttgattttctttttgtcTTTGAACTGCAACCTGTTTATATCATTGGAGCCTCTTGAtgatattttctctttcttattgCCCTTTGCCATATCAAACTACTGACACGTGCATTCTGAttataaatgtagttttttttatagttgAAGGAACTGCAGAGAGAAGTGTgttgttaatataatttttgtctTTCCTTTTTTAATTGAATGGCTTCTGAAAATCTATTGGAGTTTGGATTCATTTTAAACGATCTCTGTGTGCTACAAGTTCTAGTTTTATCACTTATCAACGATTCAGGTCAAAATCTAgcttagtttaaaattttcaatccgTCATTTAAATATCAACTGTGGTCATTTGGCATTGCCTTGTGTTTGATGTGTTGGCATAATAGGTTTTCGTTCATTCTCTCTAACGCAGGCAAAGACAAATACCGCAGGATCTCAGGGACGGTGTATTGCCAAGCTACTCATGTATCATTTTAGTGTCAACCTGCCTCTTATGCTTCTATCTTACCCTGTCTTTCAATTCATGGGTATGCGAAGTAGTCTTCCTCTACCATCCTGGTAATTtccaaaaaacaaacaaaaaaattaataatcaagtaAAAGTAGGTTCTGAAATAAAAGATTTCGAAATGATTTCTGATTCTTTGTGTGGGCAGGAGAGTAGTCTCAACACAGATTCTGTTCTATTTTATCTTGGAGGATTTTGTATTCTATTGGGGGCACAGGATCCTACACAGTAAATGGCTGTACAAGCATGTCCATAGCATTCATCATGAGTAAGTGAAGAATCCccaaaaaatctttttattacAACCAAATATGTATTAGGCAGGCTGAAGTAAACTGTTACAAGAAGAAAACCAAGAATAGAGTGATATTACAAACATCAATGTCCCTCAAACACATAGTATGCCTTACAAGTTTACAGAGTTAAGGCAGGCATTACAAACTCTCGGGAAAAAATTTTCACTGCAGCACTGCTTTAGATAAAGAACCCCAATTTACATGCATCAGATTCGCTTAATCACGGGATTCTTATCCTACTGATCTCAAAATTACAGGTTTGCAACACCATTCGGACTAACATCTGAATATGCTCACCCTGCTGAAATCCTATTCCTGGGATTTGCTACAATTGTGGGCCCAGCTATGACAGGGCCGCATCTCTTCACTCTCTGGCTGTGGATGGTAGTACGAGTACTTGAGACGGTGGAGGCACATTGCGGTTACCATTTCCCATGGAGCCCCTCCAACTTCTTACCTTTGTATGGAGGGTAAGCATaaaaactattttgtttttgcCTTTTTTTTCTGTGTGTCTCTGCTGCTTCtaacaattttgttttgttaattgCGCAGTTCTGATTTTCATGACTATCATCATAGGCTACTCTACACAAAGTCTGGAAACTATTCTTCAACTTTTGTTTACATGGACTGGTATGTTCTTTCATATGCATGGTTTGGTTATTCTAGTCTAGTTTTCAACTATGAGAATAACtgaattttctttaaaatcaagCCATTGGATGTTTACTGTTTTCCTTCCGtttctattataaaatttattaattttgagatTGTAGAAGATTATATTAATGGTAGCCATGTTAACCTAATGGTATTGGAGAATATAACAACTTTGCCACAATGATGGGATTGAGGGAATCAATGCatgataaaaacataaattttggCACTGTTCCTCGGGGTCCTTTTTTCCTCATTGTCTAAACATCATGCCTAATCTCATGCATATGCTTGAAGTTGAAATGTTTATTTGGATATACATTTGTTTGACTTTTTATCAGGATTTTTGGGACCGACAAAGGCTACAGAAAATTGAAGGCACTAAAGAACAATGAATTTGAAGCAGAAGTGAAGCAGCAGTAGAAATTGCAGATGGGAGGATTGGCATGAGTTGGTTTCAAACTAAATTCTTGGTTCAGTGTGtgggattttatttatttattttcttttattggaAAGAATAATTGGATTGTAGCATATAATAGATTCAGTTGGGAACTTTGTCATTTTTAGACATTCATGTTCCAGATCCTCTTGTGTGGGTCTGAAAATAAGTCTTAAAATTCCATACAATGACTAAATTGATTGGGAGTTTGTTGTGGCCATTTCAAGTGCATCTCCTTTACTAAAATCTCTAGGTGtactctcttttctttctttctctctcaacgACTCCAGAATTTCAATACTGGAAATCTTTACTCAACACGGTAGGAATATATTCTTTATCGTCGACAAAGTGAGGATGATCATGTGCAGAGGGAACAAAATTATCAGCAGTAAACAAGGTTAACAAAAATGTTGAAGAGATAATGATTGTATTTATGGGAATTGTCATACTTGTACGACCAAGTTCGCCGATGGTTTTGTTCATACTCACAGAGTAGGCATCTTAATCGAGTGATGACTTGGAGCGAGTTGAAAGACCATTACATGAATGGAAAGGATTTGAAACAAACTAACCCTCAGAAAGAATTTGGTCACAGATAATTcgattcaaaatttgaaaccaACTTCTCTTTTGAAATTAtctattcaaaatttgaaaccaACTTCTCTTTTGAAAGCGATGAGAATGACTAAGTTGCAAGTAGGACAAAAAATACACATTTTCTATGACCAAGATGACAATTGACAAGAAAGACAAATAGAACGGGAACAAACAATGTCATTGTTGACGATTTACTAAAGTATGGAGCATAAAGTTCACAAATACAGAATACTCAATCAAGTAAATAAACAACCATCAACAATAATCTATTGATTGAATTCATCTGAAAGTATGTAGAAAAGAAGTAATCAAACAAAATGTAAAGTacccaaaattttataatagttCAGTCCAAACTCATAGAGATAGGGAAAATGTCCTTACTAGATATATTACTAGATGTTACAAGCAAGAATGTAAAAGAAGAAAAGGAATGAAGAACACTCAACAACAACTCTCTTGGATCTCTCAATCTATGTTACTATAGAAACTATTTTCTCCAACAAAACATAGTGATAACTTTCCTTTATTTCTC
Coding sequences within it:
- the LOC124917164 gene encoding methylsterol monooxygenase 2-2-like; the encoded protein is SFVFVFVLQYLITHFSDFQLACIGSFILHESVFFLSGLPFVFLERAGWLSKYKIQAKTNTAGSQGRCIAKLLMYHFSVNLPLMLLSYPVFQFMGMRSSLPLPSWRVVSTQILFYFILEDFVFYWGHRILHSKWLYKHVHSIHHEFATPFGLTSEYAHPAEILFLGFATIVGPAMTGPHLFTLWLWMVVRVLETVEAHCGYHFPWSPSNFLPLYGGSDFHDYHHRLLYTKSGNYSSTFVYMDWIFGTDKGYRKLKALKNNEFEAEVKQQ